The region ATCGTTACCAAACACCACAATGTCGAGCGTGTCTTTAGGGTATTTCTGTTTGATAAGTTCAACCAGCGCAAGGGCAACCTTTTTAGCGGGTGTAATGCGGTCTTCGCCGTACAGAATCATCGAGTGGCTAATGTCGATCATCAGCACCGTCGACGTTTGTGTTTTCTGCTCCTTTTCCGTCACCTCCAGGTCGCGCTCCATGAGTCGGAACTCCTCAACTCCGCTGTTAATCTGCGCGTTTTTGATGGATTCGGTCATGGAAATCTGTTCCAGCGTATCGCCAAACTGATACGTGCGCAGGTCGCTGCTTAGTTCGTCGCCTGTTCCAGTATAGGGCGTATTATGATTCCCACCCGATTTAGATCGTTTGAGTTTTCCGAAAATTTCTTCCAGAGCGCTGCGCCGAATCGTTTGTTCGCTTTTGGGCGTCATAACGATCTTGCCTTCCTGGTTTTCTTCGGTCAGATAGCCTTTTTCTTTCAGGTCGTCGAAGAAGTTACCGATGCCGTATTTGTCATCGGTGAGGCCATATTGCCGGTCGAGCTGGCTCATCCAGGCCATCGCCTGTTCTACGTCGCCGGAGGTAAGAAGCAGTAACTGCTGGAAGATATTCAGCAACTGGTCAAATTTGCTGCCTTCCTTTTGTTCGGGTGGTATGTAATCAGAAAATTGAAAGCCTTTCATACGAATTGTCGTTTGTAGAGCCGCAATACCTTGCGGCTTGGGTAGGCGTCAGCAATACAGTTGCCCCTAAAAAGGAAGATACCAACGTATTGTTTGAACAGCGTGCTTCGCGGATTTGTTCGGTCTGCTTATAACTCAATTGTCAGGGTTAAGTCTGGTAAAACGTCCTCGCCGGTTAACTGAACGCTTGCTCCTTCTTTGATTTCAATGGAGCCGTTTTCGCGGTAAATAAACACCTGCCGACCCGCCCGGTCAATGAGCCAGCCAAGTTTGCATCCGTTATCCCGATACTCTTCCATTTTTGCTTTCAACTCGGTCAAATCATCGCTTTTGGAGCGAATCTCGACCAAAAAGTCCGGACAAAGTGGTGCAAAGCCCTGGCGTTCCGGTTCGGGAATAGCCTCCCACCGCTCACGGCTGACCCAGGCTACATCGGGTGAGCGCACGGCTGAGTTCGGTAGTTTAAAACCGGTGGAAGAGTCGAACACATAGCCAAGTTTCAGTCGACGGTTCCAACTCCAGATTTCGCCGGAAATATCGGCATTGTAACGTCCTGTTTCTGATCCGGTGGGGGGCATAAGAATGATGTTTCCGTTGGCGTCGCGCTCCAGCTTCGTGGTTTCATTGGCCTGACACAGGTCGAAGAAAAACGCATCATCAAATTCCCGGTAGCGGGGAGGGCGTATTGTGCGAAGTACCTGTTCCATTAGCGGCAATTCTGTTTTATCAAA is a window of Spirosoma linguale DSM 74 DNA encoding:
- a CDS encoding Uncharacterized protein with a von Willebrand factor type A (vWA) domain-like protein (KEGG: von Willebrand factor type A domain containing   protein) yields the protein MKGFQFSDYIPPEQKEGSKFDQLLNIFQQLLLLTSGDVEQAMAWMSQLDRQYGLTDDKYGIGNFFDDLKEKGYLTEENQEGKIVMTPKSEQTIRRSALEEIFGKLKRSKSGGNHNTPYTGTGDELSSDLRTYQFGDTLEQISMTESIKNAQINSGVEEFRLMERDLEVTEKEQKTQTSTVLMIDISHSMILYGEDRITPAKKVALALVELIKQKYPKDTLDIVVFGNDAWQIQAKELPYLEVGPYHTNTVAGLELSMDLLRRRKNKNKQIFMITDGKPTCLKEGIKYYKNSFGLDRKVVSKTLTLAAQCRRLEIPITTFMIASDPYLKQFVQEFTKVNNGRAYYSGLQGLGNMMFEDFQRNRRKNIK
- a CDS encoding protein of unknown function DUF820 (PFAM: protein of unknown function DUF820~KEGG: noc:Noc_1566 hypothetical protein); the encoded protein is MEQVLRTIRPPRYREFDDAFFFDLCQANETTKLERDANGNIILMPPTGSETGRYNADISGEIWSWNRRLKLGYVFDSSTGFKLPNSAVRSPDVAWVSRERWEAIPEPERQGFAPLCPDFLVEIRSKSDDLTELKAKMEEYRDNGCKLGWLIDRAGRQVFIYRENGSIEIKEGASVQLTGEDVLPDLTLTIEL